One Vicia villosa cultivar HV-30 ecotype Madison, WI linkage group LG5, Vvil1.0, whole genome shotgun sequence genomic window, ATGGAAATAATTACTCTCTAAATATTATATTCTACCCATCATTAAGCCCAAATTTTTTATCGGTCCAACCATTTTCCATATTTGTTTACACTTCCTTCCTTTTAGGTAAAACACGCTTCTAGAATCAActccaaaacatagaaaatagaAATCATAAGTCACAAAAACTTGCTTTCACTGAACTATTGCTCTCGTTGCCCGTCACCATTGTTCCTTTCAATACCGTCATTGTGATATGTTATGGTCACCATATTCGTGTTCAAGTTCTcttctttatttttcatctttttttttaacctttttttcttcttcaacaaaattccTTTAAGTCTTGTTCCAAATAGTTTTGACGTGTGTTTGAgatgtgaaacatgttaattaaTATGTGTTTTGTTGTGTTCTATTTTTTAAGCTTTTAAATCCCTTTCCAAagttttaacttttatatttgatagtgaacttatttcatgatgcaatATTTGGAAATCATGTCACTGTTTCGTATGGATTAAgagcaacttgtaatttgttttaaaaatagagcatgaaatcaattacatgaaatatattattttaaaaataataacataaaatacaCCGAAAAACATGATAATGAAGAATATgttgatgaatataatgtttgaaaaaatattatagaATGAACAACCAATCCAaaccaaactgaaccaaaccagttagtttggttcagttccatttttgaaaaatattaaaaatcgaaCCAAATCAAACTGATAGAAATATCATTGGTTCATACCTTCTTTTAACTAAAAACTAGTCCAAaccgatccgattacacccctaGTTGAGACAGCCAATTGTTTTGAATATGCTTCAAATTTTGCTAATACAAGTTGAACATCAAGCTTCATTATACATTTCTTCCTTTACCTCACATATACAACCAGAAGAAAAATACCTCAGTAGCACTGAACTAGATAAAACTTATTAAGAACAAAAATTGGGAaacttaaataaaacaaaaaataaaaatttaaaataaaaagtgtAGCATAAAAATTGCCTTGTCGAAATAATTCAACAATTCCCGGCAACGACACCAAAAACTTGATGAAAATTTAGCAAGTGTACAAAATGTATCGAAGTGAAAATATTTATAAGTTCATATCCACATGGATTGTGCTATTTTAACAAAGAGATTCACATGTTAATGAAATTAAAATTGAGGGTTTTCAAATTTAATTggttaaaataaaagaataaataaaaatggtGAAAAACTTGATCAGATTAACGATGATTAAACCTTGTTTCGAATCCCCTGTATGTCATTGTTGTTGTTGGAGTTTATTTTCCCCTAAGATGATTTATCAATGATTACGACGATTTAACTTAGCTGTTATACCAAACATCTTGGTGCATAACTAACTATTCTATACTACACTCCCTAATTTCTTAGGTCAACGGGCTAGTTAAAACAAGCAATGTTTCTGTGCATTAAACCCTAAGTCACGACTTATAATTTCTTATCCCTAATATTACTAAGTTGAACAAATTAATTTAGTTCTGATTCATAGAGTTATAGTCAGTAATCACTACGAGTCTAATTCGATACACATATTCCTAAACACATATAAACAAATTAAcacaaaattaaattgaataacaaTACTGAAGAAATCAAAGATGCAAATAGTACAAAAACCTAAACATATGTCCCAAGAGGTTCACacaattttacttttatttaacaAGCCATAATCAATAAAATTTAGTTATTCATACTCGTAAAAATTATAGCTAAAGCAATAAAGAAACATTACAAGAATTTCCAATTTGAATTTGGCTTCCAGTGATGAAAAACTTCACTCTAGAGCTGTAGAAATTACTTTGTCGTCAAATTTGAGTCACAAAAATATCCACCCATTTTCTCCAGccttttttctataaatagaaAGAAATGTGTCGGAAAAAAAGCGAGCCATCTCGGTGCAATGTAAAGGCATCGTGGCCGCAATTTTTCCAGTATCTAGATCTCTCTGTTAGGTTTCATTACAAAAAGTATTGTCTCCATAGGAATTACGAAACTCTAGTTATAATCAAAATACTGGAAATATGTCATCATGTAAATTATGCTGAAAATTGTTTTTTCTTCACCATTCCTTCACAATTTATTGGTTCTGCTTTGTTTCTTCAACTCTTTCGCTTTATTCATATTTCTTCATAAAACTTAAACATAATtaaacaaaaatcatcaaaaacatatataaatgcttaaacaaatTACATGATGACAAAGTGTTATCATTGATGATAGTTTATGTGTTGTAATAATTTACATGTAGTGTATTCTCTAATTGTTACTTGACAATGACTATGATTTTTTCTTCTTATGATTTTGGAGTTTTCACGTTAAATTATTGTGTTGTTAGtgtgttcctcttttttttcttgcttatttttttattacaattgGTATCAAGAGCCTTGTTTGGTGGGGATATAAAAAATTTAGTATGCTTTATGGTTGTAGCTTTGTCTAAGCTTTCACATCATAAAGTAAATTTTATACTCTGTGTTGGTTGAGACATTTTTTGACAATGTCAAGATTTAAGTGCATTGATGTTTGACTTAGAGAAATTTGAGGGAAGAATTAGTTTTTTCCTTATGGAAAATTCAAGTTAAATATGTGGTGATACAATAAGAATTACCCAAGGCATTGTAAGAAAACATTTCCAATATGAGCAACAAGAAAAAGGAGGAACTAGAGTTGAGAGTTTCGAGTATAATTCACATGTCTTTGGTTAAGAATATTCCTGTGAATATTCTTGGTATGTTGTCAGCCAAAGAGCTTTTGGAGAAACTTAAAGGGTTAAATCAaggaaaattatttcaaaatgattgttgttgaagaagcggttttATACATGGTGTATGGATGAAAATATGGAAGTATCTTATCATCTAAGTATTCTCAATGGTATTGTTTATGAATTAGAAACTATTGGAGTCAAGATTAAAGTTGAAAAATTTAATGGCACAATCAATTTTCTCCTTAAGAATAATTGAATTCAAATATGTGTTGATACAAATAAGATTACCCAAGGTGttgaaagaaattttttttaacatgGACAACATGAAATGGGAGAAACTAGATTTGAGAGCTTCGGGTACAATCTGCATGACTTTGGCTAAGGATATTCTTGTGAATGTTCTTGGTATGTTTTTAGTTAAAGAGCTTTGGGAGAAACTTGAAGGGCTATATCAAGGAAAGTGTATTTAAAATTGGTTGTTGTTGAATGAGCAGTTTCATAGATTGTGTATGATTGAAAATACAAAAGTATCTATTAGAgtcaagattgatgatgaagataataatttgaaatttatatGGTCTCTTCAATCTTATTATGAGCATActaaatttgttttaatatatgGGAAGGAAACTTGTCCTTATTGAGTATATTCATGTTTCTTTACTGATTGAGTAAAATTTTCAAACCAAACTCTTAGGGACTGTTATAGCCCATATAAAGAGTTCTTTAGTTTGCACACCTGTTCGTAGGTGAGCAGAAATGCAGTGGAGGAAGATTTGTGGCCCTTGATTATAAGTCGCTTGAAGACCTTCACCTTTCTTTTTTGCATTAGGATACTTTATATGAAATTTCCAACAAGTCTCACGTGCGTGCCAAGGATGTTTGTAGTGTTCACACCAAGGTCGATCatattttttttaccatttttccTATCTTCGGCAAGGTTTTTTGTGGTAAGTGTTGATCTAGCCGTTGTTGATTTTTCCAACATCACTTTTTGTCATGCATCTTATCTTCAGATATCAGAAAAAAATTTCCGGAGGGATGGTAATGGACTTTTTCAAAGAATCTGATCCTTAACATTATTAACCTCCTTATTCAAACTTGTAAAAAACAAATACTTGTTTTCTATCTCTTAATGAACTGAACATTGTCTTCAGTGCTCTTCCAGTTGTCATCGAAGCATATATCCAATTTTTTTCCAGAGGGTCATTAGCTCATTAGAGTATGATGTTACACTCTTTCACCTTTCCTTAAGCTCCACAACTTCGTTTCCAGACCATATATTTGAGAAGAGCTATGAACATCAAAGTAAGCATCATTTATATCATCCCACACATGTTTTATTGTACGAAATAATTTAAGTAGCTTCGCAATTCTTGATTCCATCGAGCCAATCCACCAATAATGGTTGAATTATACGATTTCTAAAACCTATGATGTAATTTTATGGTGTTTCTATACAGTGTTTAGTTTTAGATGTTTAAatgtcattgttttttttttattgagtTATTTGCGCCACAACTTATTTACATGATTTTCAGAATTGTTGGAATTTGACCTACATAAAAGTAATTGTTATTTTAGGAAAATTTAAATGATATAATAAAAAGTTAATTTGTTTAGATTTATAACTTCCTTTAAATGTTACCGCTATAGTTGGAGGAATTTATATATCACCCCTCATTTTATACATGCCACCCCCCATGTATTGCATTTTTACGAAATTATTCTTGCAAAATATCGGATTTTTCGAAATTTCCGATACCGTAGCGGAAATTTCATATAAATACCAGAAATTTTGTTGGATTTACCAATTTACCGTGCTAGATGCTTCATAtcagaaattttaaatttccggTAATACTGAGACTTAATTTATAAAAAACGTGACTTTTTCCATTAGTATAATCGGATTGGATTGTAACAACAGCAATACCATAACTTTTTTCAATTCAACGTGCCCATTCTAGAATCTTATCTCGTGATTCAAAAATCTGACAATCACAAAAACGTATAATTAGATAACTTcatcaatttataaaaacataCCGTATCTGTGACGAAGTACTGCGTAAGATCAGCACATGAATTCGTAGAAGAAGTTGAAGCTGTCGGTTGAGGACCGCAAAGATTTAAAACTTCATCTGCCATACCGGAAATTTCagattttaaagaaatttttgaTACAcaccgaaaatttgaaatttccgctATTGATTTTCTACCAGAAATTCGTGAAATTTCTGGGACGGGGTAATGAATTTTGTAAAATTACCGGAATTTTTAAAATCTCCGGTAAATCGCacctaaaattttgaaatttccggtaaatGGATACCGGAAATTtgtaaaaaacaaagaatttccGATATCGGCCAAAAAGAAGTACATGAAATTTGCTTTTTGGTGATTTTAACAAcagtaattttttttccaaaaaagatACAAGTTTTGAGTAAACAGTGTCAGAGATATTTTGGGATTAatgtaaaatagggagtgacataTATAATTTAAGAGGTGTCATGTAGAAAGGTCCTTTAGCTggcattaattttttttctcctatttccggtacaaaagaaaaaaaatgctgTAAGAGAGAATGCTAGGAATAAAGAATAAGGGAGAGTAAGGAAGGGCTCATGCTACCGTGAGCGGGACGGATTTTTGTTTTTTGCAAAATATATAGCAGGAGTTATTCATCTTGAAAAATTAAAAACTCCAGCAAAATAATGATGAACagtatttcttttataaatagtgaaaataaatAGTGGGATTTTTTGTATGGGGTTCAAAACTGCCACAATTGCTTTGCAAACACACATAAATCTCTCACGTGAGAGACCTATGAAGGTCATGTACCCTATACGACGCCGTAAGATCCCTTCCAACGAAGATGGAACATTCAAATCTTCATTCGTGTAATCAGGATGTAGCTTCAGCCTTGAAAATGTGGCAATTAATAAACTTAGCGAAGTAACAGCAGTCATGTGAGTTTTGCACCATGAATTTATAATAATGGAAAATCAAAACTTACACTCGGTATCTAAATCTAAAACTGTTCTCTTTCAACAATTGGATCTGTGGCGCAATGGTAGCGCGTCTGACTCCAGATCAGAAGGTTGCGTGTTCGATTCACGTCAGGTTCAATTTATGTTATTTTGCTTTTGGacataattttctttatttttccttcctTCCAAACTTCCTCCATTATCAtaaaaatctgattttttttttccTCCCTTGAGAATAGAAAGAGCCCAAGGGCGAAGCCCAATACTTGTACAGCTAATTGACTCGTTATTACTTTTTTGGAAAAGTAGTAATTAATACCTTTTGAACTCAttgttattaaaattttaaaaactggttCATAATTATATTTaagattataattatattttcaaaaattatttataatattttaaaaaaataatatttggccattatatattttttatattggtATAATATTTAAGGTTGTTTCCACCAAAATGCttctagaatttttttttgttgctattcGCACCGGTTTCGACCCACCACAGGTGGACCACTAATTCGGCTCGTACGTAGAGGCATGTAAAGGCTCCTAGAAATTTATACCATacatttaaattattatgtacttCCAATAGGCTCCATCCAAAATTTTGATACTCTAATTCTGCAGTTGGGGTTCCCACAAAAACTTTGATGCTTAAGTCATTGACAGTCACATAATTGAGAAATGATAGAGTTAGAATAATGTCTTGAAACTAATTTCTAACAATGtcaaaattatgttttatttctttacagtaaattaataataattctttttacTGTTTTATAAGTAatattttttgtttcaaaatgaaacaagaaaacaaaacaaatggaCGGCAATTCTCTATTTGGAGTTTTGACGCAATTAGCTAGCACACCAATCACAATCACTTACTCAGATGGGTTGACGAAAttgtatcttttttttctttttcattttcttaatattttttttttcattttcttaataTTAATGAGAGGCGAAATTGTATCTTTTTTGCTTCAACATTGATCGTTAGTTGGTCATACAAATATAAATCGCATCCTCTGACGTGAAATGTAACACACTACAAAACTCCAAAAACACTTCCCCTCTTTTTCATTGCCTTGGTGAGCCCGTTAATCAGTCACAAGTGACAGCTTGGCGGCTCCAATGCTACCACCTAGAAATATCACAACAACCCAACAAATATCAAAtgaaaatcaaaacaaattatGTTACTATTAAAATTCTCTAATGTGACACGTGTACGTCCCAAATTGATTGAGCCCCCACACGTTATTGAAATATGACTAATTAGTTTTGAAAAAATGAAACGAAGTACCTACGTCCAGCAAAGTGGGAAACGTGAAATTTGCATGTGATGATTAACTGAGTCCGTTAGAAAGTTCAGATTGATGTTTCAGTATGCGTCCAAAACTCtcacctaattaaaatatacctCGAATCTTCGTCTCTTTCCTATGAATAATATGCATGCATGTGTTTGTGGCATATATTACTCCACGCCTCTACCTCTTATATATAGATCCCTTCCTTTTCTAGAAATTTGAATTTATAATATATTGACCTAACTTGAATATCATTCCATTGAAATGGCAACCACTAGATTGTTGCGACAATCTATGGTGCCATTTGATCAActtccttcttcatcttcttctttttcttctccgttTGCGAAATGTGTCCGGTGTCAAAGCACGGCCGGTTTGGGTGGAGATAAGAAGATAACTTCAGCTGATCTGAAAAGATCGGAAAGGAAGGCTGTCGTGACGATGAAGGCATCCATGGTGACCGCCAACCGTTTAACCATATCGAAACCAGTACTGGTTCCTCAAGGATTGTCGGAATTATTAGCTGAAATCATCGCAAGTGTTCGCAATGCTATGCTAGTGATTCTTTTGAGGAATGCCGTCATAAAAAGGAAGGTTAAAAGGAGTTTACATCCACAAATGCTCATTGAAAGGGTACTGTACTTCTAcaatatctctttttctttttctgattacCATTAATTAAGTTAATCTAGTTTTAACTCAAATTAATATACTAATTGTAATTAATGTTGCTTCAATTACTTGTACAGGCCATAGTGGATTGCAGATTTTTTACGTTGTTTGCTGTAGCTGGATCTTTACTTGGCTCGGTATTGTGTTTTCTTGAGGGCTGTGTTCTGGTTATTGAGTCATACGCGCATTACTTCCATATGTTGTCTCAACCGTTGGATCAGGGACATCTGGTTCATCTACTCATCGAGGCCATAGGTAATTTTACTCAATTTTaactaaatttatttttgaaacaaTCATGAAACTTCATTCAAGAAACTAAACTAGTATAGTTTTCTGTATTCCTGATTAATTTTTGTTGCGTGCAGATATGTTCCTGGTAGGAACAGCCTTACTCATGTTTGGGGTTGGTTTGTATGTCATGTTTGTGGGATCTTGCAAGGGTACTAGTAAAGAAAAAGAACCTTTTGGACACTTTCAAATTATGAAGGTAACTCATTACAAACTCAATTTTCACTATCATGATATATAGAATCTGTCATAAGTTTCTGAAGCTCTGTGTAGATTAACAACTATTTAActgtatcaaaataaataaagaccatattttatcatattttactAGACTCTTTTTAACTACGGTTTACGTGTTAAATTTTGAACTTGTGTAATAACGCTCCTTCTATGTCCAAAACCGTTATGATGATTTATAATCTAAATGATAAGATGATTTCATTTAATTTCAGTCTGCGCCGCGGTGGGTTGGAATGCAATCAATTGAACAAGCAAAGTCAAAAATTGGGCATGCAGTGATGATGATTCTTCAAGTTGGACTAATAGACAAGTTCAATAATATTCCAATGGTCACAGGCCTTGATCTTGCTTGTTTTGCAGCAGCTTTACTCACATCTTCAGCAACCATTTTTGTCCTCTCTAAGCTTAATCAAcactaattaattaatattcaattaataGTTTTCTCTTAAATTTATGTAACAGTACATGGTAGTAGTATTTCTTTTGTAAGCCAAAAGACTATATATTATGTTGTCCTTTTCCCTTTATGATGGgaactcaattcatttattttgtatgtaatttttttttaatttcttctagAAAATATATACAAGTTAATAGTTCATTTTCTTAATTCCAATACCAATTTCAATTacctttattactattattattattattattattattattattattattattattattattattattattattattattattatatacttTAGCATAATATTCATTGGCATAAAAGTAGTTTACTATTAACTTTTGAAAGAGATTTGAATTGAAGGTATGCATCCTCCATTTTGCAtcatcttcttctccttttctcttcATTCCTCTCATAACTCTCTCTCTTTTATTAATTTCATTCTCTCATTATTATATAAATCATTTTCTCTTCTCACTGAAAGTTCTTTTTTTGGTCAAACTCACTGAAAGTTGTAAAGTAAATGCTTTTCCTTCCAATAAAAACTGTACAAACAAATCAGTGGTCCACTAAAAGTACTCTGTTCAGCCCAAAAAGGGTTAAAGGAGATTATGCAGCTACTAGCTGTCAAATTAAAAATCTGACTGTTGTTTCTTTTAAGAAAATCTTGGTCCCTTTTTATACTTGGGTTTGCTATTTGTACCTCTATATATTCTAATATCTCTATATTACTACAAAATAAGTAAATAACATTCGCACATGTTAACTTCCAAAATTCACCCTCACCTTTTTTAGTAGACTTGTAAAAATATATGGTTATTGACAGTAAGTATCAATAAATTTAAtatcaataaatattttatataaaatatttcttataAAATGATTTATTCTAATCTGTTTTATTCTATAATAGATTCTTagttattcttatttatttaataattttaattaaactttaatgtttattttatattttaataaatttatccaAGAGCACTTGATTGAGATGTTAAAGATCTTTTTCAGACTAGAGGGTTAGTTTCTGCAGTTGACCCACAGAAAATAtccaatttattaaaaaaaaaaattaatagaaaatttGTAAGAGTTTTATTCTATTAAGTAACAATTGCCCTATATAATAAATTGTTCATATTGTCTACTAACTAAgatttttttatacaaattttttattaaatttttgtttcttttctcttttatgtCTTTTATCATGCTATTTGCCAAAAGATAACATGGTATCATAATATAAACTTTTATTCTGATTTTTTTCACTAGCCTTCTCTTGTGTCTATTCTTTATTAGGTACTCATACATCATTAACTCATTAACAATTTAAACCTTATTAGTACTAACCTCCACtattcattctctctctctctctctgaaaaACTACATTCTTCgtctctcttcatcttcattttctctGAATATGAACACTAACGACAGTGTCATCGTCACTAATCAACCTACGCCACCACCAAAATCGAAAAATAATTTTCCACCAATGATATATTCACTTCAAGCGTAAAAAATTAAAACCTTAATTGTGCATACCAAACATATTGTTAGGCCCCCTTCTTAATGCATCCTAGTGACAATTTTGGAATTGCCATCTTTTTTTCATCTCTAAACAATCTCAATTATCGCACATGGTCACGATCCATCAAAGTCGTCATTCATTCCAAAAACAAGTTAGGGTTTCTTGAAAGCTACAACAGAACCTATTTTCTCGTTATTTTTGCAATACTATGGTAATGACTTGGATTACAAACTCCATTGAACTGAAGGTAGCTGAAAATATTCTTTTAATGGACAAAACGCGTGAAATTTAGCAAGAGCTCCAAGGCACATACCACCAAGGTgatatttttttggatattccatCTTTAAGAGGAGATTTACTCACTCAAGCAATGCGGCCAAAATATTACCTAGTTTTTCACCACACTCAGGAAACTTTGGCAAGATCTATATAATTTCAAGCATATTCCCACATGCAACTACACAATTAAGCGTTCTTTCCATCTTCTTCCAACAATCAAGAGTTTTAGAGAGAATGATTATGtaattcaatttattaagggcTTAAATGAGCAATATGCTTATGTCTGCTCCCAAATCATGCTAATGCATCCCCTCTCACACATCAACAAGGCCTCTTTCCTTCCTCATTGAACAAGAAAGACAACACATAACACCTATTCAAGAATACACATTTATTGCCCAAATATCAGAACCGTACAACAAAAACTACTCTATGAATTATGGTGCAAAATCTCTTCCCATTAGTTGTGGAAGACACATAAACATTTGTGCCTAGTATCAAAAACCAGGGCACACTATAAAATTCTACTTCAAGAAACACAGGTTTCCCCCTAACTTCAAGAATAAAAACTTGTCTTAATCCTCTTATTTTGAAGACTGTGAGATAAAAGCCCATTAAACTCATTTTGAATACACATTAGAGGAACTCAAATTGGATTCACTAATGAACAACAACATGCCTTACTTGCTCTTCTTCTAATCCTCACCTCAACAACCATCCAACATTCATAACCTCAACACCTCATTTGCATCGTCTATCAGGTACTCCTAATTCGGTTCACTCTATACACGTTATAAAGGACACTAACTGGATTTTAGACACCGGGGTCACATACCACGTGTATCATTCCAGACACTTATTTACTCATCTAGTAGAAATAACGACTATATACATCAAGCTCCCTAACGGATCCACTATTAGTACATCTAGCACAATCACTTTCAACGGcttttatttgaatgatgtttTCTACATATCTAAATTATGTACAAACCTTATTTATATTCCTAAGATCGCTAGTTCCCTTAACTGTAACATTTTGCTTAAGTATAACAACTGTATCATACAAGGGAATCGTACCCTAAAGAGGATTGGTGCGGCTAAGCTTCA contains:
- the LOC131607322 gene encoding uncharacterized protein LOC131607322, translating into MATTRLLRQSMVPFDQLPSSSSSFSSPFAKCVRCQSTAGLGGDKKITSADLKRSERKAVVTMKASMVTANRLTISKPVLVPQGLSELLAEIIASVRNAMLVILLRNAVIKRKVKRSLHPQMLIERAIVDCRFFTLFAVAGSLLGSVLCFLEGCVLVIESYAHYFHMLSQPLDQGHLVHLLIEAIDMFLVGTALLMFGVGLYVMFVGSCKGTSKEKEPFGHFQIMKSAPRWVGMQSIEQAKSKIGHAVMMILQVGLIDKFNNIPMVTGLDLACFAAALLTSSATIFVLSKLNQH